Proteins from one Roseofilum reptotaenium CS-1145 genomic window:
- a CDS encoding M48 family metallopeptidase has translation MLSLIKKLKLRRWIYPVISLWVALGLWVGSPQVSQGFSIWDILPDVIQYVQLASLGDRQEIALGKQINQQLISQEVRIYDDPELTDYIDRIGQRLAKESYRPPTSNYQYTFQIVDDDSVNAFATLGGFVYIHTGLMKEAENEAELASVIGHEIAHITERHAINQMRRVALTNGLATAAGVDQSQIVGLGVEIALRLPHSREAEYEADQLGLNMITAAGYAQIGMVDFMKKLARSPSRPTFLSTHPHGRDRVKALEQAIDPEFATMGNGLDPNDYQRQIAALNGGSGDRNSSDQSDDGFWPL, from the coding sequence ATGTTAAGTCTTATAAAAAAATTGAAGCTTCGGCGATGGATTTATCCCGTGATTTCCCTGTGGGTTGCCCTGGGACTTTGGGTGGGGAGTCCCCAAGTGAGCCAAGGGTTTTCGATTTGGGATATTCTTCCAGATGTGATTCAATATGTGCAACTGGCCAGTTTAGGCGATCGCCAGGAAATAGCCTTAGGCAAACAAATTAACCAGCAACTCATTAGCCAAGAAGTCCGAATCTATGACGATCCTGAATTAACGGATTACATTGATCGTATTGGGCAACGTCTGGCGAAAGAAAGTTACCGTCCACCCACATCGAATTATCAGTATACATTCCAAATTGTTGATGATGATTCCGTTAATGCCTTTGCTACCTTGGGCGGCTTTGTTTATATCCACACCGGACTGATGAAAGAAGCTGAAAACGAAGCCGAATTAGCGAGCGTCATCGGCCATGAAATTGCCCATATCACCGAACGTCATGCCATTAACCAAATGCGTCGCGTCGCTCTAACCAATGGGTTAGCCACTGCTGCGGGAGTCGATCAAAGCCAGATCGTGGGCTTAGGAGTAGAAATTGCCCTGCGTTTACCCCATTCTAGGGAAGCCGAATATGAAGCAGATCAACTAGGACTGAATATGATCACAGCGGCAGGCTATGCCCAAATTGGCATGGTAGACTTCATGAAAAAATTAGCCCGATCGCCCTCTAGACCCACTTTTCTCAGCACCCATCCCCATGGGAGAGATCGGGTTAAAGCTTTAGAACAGGCGATCGATCCAGAGTTTGCCACCATGGGTAATGGACTCGATCCGAATGATTATCAACGTCAAATTGCTGCGTTGAATGGCGGAAGCGGCGATCGGAATTCATCCGATCAATCCGATGACGGATTTTGGCCCCTATAG